Below is a genomic region from Rhinolophus sinicus isolate RSC01 linkage group LG11, ASM3656204v1, whole genome shotgun sequence.
tactgtatttttactggGCCTTTTTTGTTGACGTGTTTAGGCACACAAGTACTTACCATTGTGGTGCAGTTGTTTATAGCACTCAGTACAGTAACAGGCTGTACAGGCTGCAATagtagcccaggagcaataggctgcCCCACACAGCCCAGGTGTGCGGTGGGCTGGACCATCTGGGTTTGTGTGCACGCCTGTATGATACTCGCACGACAAAATCACTAATGACAAAATCGCGCACTTCTCAGAGCATACCCCACTATTAAGTGACACATAACCGTATAATAGGTCTTTGCAGAGAAGGGATTTAGAATGGTGACTAAGGTGTCAAATTCTAAGGGGAGATACCTGGAGGTGGGCTTCAGAATCTGGGCTCCTTAGGGGGATGCGGCTGGGGTGGGATTCTGATTATAAACCACAAGCTCCCTTGAGGGGGGTCACCATTATTACTGGGGGTTGGTGTTTCTATGTCCCAGGAGGCAGCTGCTGGGGGCTCGGCAGAGCAGCAGGAGAGCTGGGTGGTCAGGTGTGGTGCACGCAAAGGCCAGGTTGTTGGGAAGCACAGGGACCTCAGGGTCCTTTCGAGGTTTGAAGGGATGTCTGGGGGCCAGAGGGCGAGCAGCTCCACACTGCCCCGGGCCAGGAGGGACCAGGCCGGAGGACAGATTCTGTGGGGTGGGAGGGCCAGGCGCCCTGCAGCCCTGAGCCTGGCCCTGGCTCGCCAGCAGAAGCAGGACCGGATCGAGGGCCTGAAGCGGCACATCGAGAAACACCGCTACCATGTGCGCATGCTGGAGACCATCCTGCGAATGCTGGATAACGACTCCATCCTGGTGGACGCCATCCGCAAGATCAAGGACGATGTCGAGTACTACGTTGATTCCTCCCAGGACCCCGACTTCGAGGAGAATGAGTTCCTCTATGACGACCTGGACCTCGAGGACATTCGTGAGGCCCGGGGTCCCTGCCAGTGCGGGGCGGTGGGGGACAGGCAGGAGGGTGCCCAGCCAGCTAAGCGCACCCCTGCCCGGCCCCCACAGCACAGGCGCTGGTCGCCACCTCCCCCCCCAGCCACAGTCACATGGAGGATGAGATCTTCAACCAGTCAAGCAGCACGCCCACCTCCACCACCTCTAGCTCACCCATCCCACCCAGCCCTGCCAACTGTACCACGGTGAGGCCTGCGGGGGCGCACGGGGGTCCTGGGTATGGAAgttgggggctgggcagggatcGGGGTTGGACTCCCTGAAGAGGCTGGCAGGTGGTGCTGGCTCCCAAAACAAGAGGACCCTGGGGAGCAGGGTTTCAGTAGGTTCCCTAGTGATTAAAGTCATGGGTACTTAAATGCTCTGTGACCACTGAGTCCAGGTTCCTGAGACGTTCAGAGGTTGGAGTCTGTCGGAGCCCTAGAGATCATACGGGTTTCTGACTGTGCCTCTGCCACCTCAGGAAAACTCTGAAGATGACAAGAAGAGGGGACGCTCGACGGATAGTGAAGTCAGCCAGGTGGGTCCAATGGGCATGTCACCCTTTCCTTTTTTGGTTTTCAAAGGCTTACTGAGACCTGAGTATGGCCACAGGGCTGGACTTGGGGGACACAGGCAAGTCAGAAGATACTGCTGCCCTGGTGGGCAGGCAGAGAGGTGACCGACTGGTGCTGTGGCTCAGGTGGTCCGGGGTGCCTGCCTGGCCTCGGCGGTCAGGAGGAGCTGCTCTGCAGGGGCGTATTGGCCCAGGTGTTAGAGGAGGTTGCCCGGCAGGGAAAGGTAGAAATTCCTGGGTGAGGCAGCGGCAGGTAACACGGGCAAGTCATGACTGATTGAAAGTGTCACGAGGTGAGCTCGGCTAGGTGTGTGGGGCTGGCTGTGAGCATAGGACCTTGGATTGTCGGGCTGAGGGCCTGGACCCTATGCACCCACTCTGCAAGGGCCCAACCATTCTGAGACCAAAAACCAGACAGCTGTCTTTTCTGTgggacctctctgggccttggctgCACTGTGGTGTACATCGTGAGTTTCCGAGAGAGGAAGCACTTCTcagaatttctctttttcccctagCGAAACTCCCAAGACAGGAGAGCACCTTAGGAAACGCTGCTCAGGATGGTATCTTTAGGCAGGAGTGGGACAGGTCCAAAGCCCCTCCGTGGGCTGATGGGAGAGCTGGTCCCAGGGGGACCGTgaggggggtggtggtgaggctGATGTGGGACCCTGGTGAGCGGGCGAGGTGCTGGGAAGGACTCGGGCATGAGTCCCGCTTGGTGCGTGGTGAGCATTAGGTGCCCATGGGCATGAGGATGGCAGACCGAGGTGGGCAAGAGTGATTGTTTGCCATGGGCATGTCACTGGCCTCTGCTTCCTTAACATCCCGCCAGTTGCTTTAGTGAGGCTTTAAGTGACATTCAGGATTACTGTGCggttttcagcttctttttccttctcagacTCTTGGCCAGTTCCAGCTGATATACTGAGGACATTTAGGTGTTTCCCCCTACTCTCCTGTCGTCAGACAGAGGGTCTCTCTTATACCCAAGCTGTGGGTTAGGTTCTTATGCCCAGGGGGACATCATAGGGAGATGCACAGGCAGGACAAGGAATGCTGGGTGTGGGCTACGAATGCATGAGTGTTTTAAGCATGAAGGTGGCAACTGAAGCCATGAGGGCGAGTGAGGTCGTCACCTGGGTCCCTGGGAGGGGTGTGCGGGAGGCTTGGCAGACCTGCCAGCCCACTGAGTCCTGACCCTATTCTCTCTCCCATCTGCAGTCTCCCGCCAAAAACGGCTCCAAGCCTGTCCACAGCAGTCAGCACCCTCAGTCCCCAGCTGTGCCGCCCAGCTATCCTTCCGGCCCCCCAcctgctgcctctgccctgaGCACCACCCCTGGCAACAATGGGGCCCCTGTCCCAGCAGCACCCCCAAGTGCTCTGGGCCCCAAGGCCAGCCCAGCTCCTAGCCACAATTCGGGTACACCCGCCCCCTACGCCCAGGCTGTGGCCCCGCCAGCCCCCAGTGGGCCCAGCGCCGTCCAGCCCCGGCCTCCCAGCGTCCAGCCCGGTGGCGGAGGTGGCGGAGGCTGCAGCGGCAGTAACAGCAGTGGAAGTGGGGGCACCGGCAAGCAGAACGGCGCCACCAGTAAGCAGAGGACTATGGGGGTGGTGGGGCAGGGGGTTCTGGGGTAGCCACTGTTGGCCCCTTTTCatcccctcttcctttccccaggTTACAGCTCAGTCGTGGCAGACAGTCCAGCAGAGGTGGCTCTCAGCAGCAGTGGGGGCAGCAACGCCAGCAGTCAGTCTCTGGGTCCCCCATCTGGCTCCCACAACCCACCTCCCAACGCCTCGTGAGTGTCCAGCCTCCGGCGGGGTTGGGGACGGGTAGCCTTCTCGCACAAACGGACATGGGGCCACCCCAACTGTCACTACATCTCACAGACATGGGCCCTGCCCTTGCCTGTTGGGAGTTCCCCACGAGCTGTCTCCCACCTCTTTCCAGCTGGGACACTGGACATCAGTCCCCCAGCTTTGCCCTTTGGAATGTTCTAAAGCATTCCTCATCTAATCGGGACTGTTCTCAGACTTACACACATCCCCTTGGGCACTCTGACTTCCCCTTTCCCAGAGGAGCTCCTGTTTGGGCCCCCCACCCCTCATTTTCTGTTCCCTGCCCTAGGACCACCTGACTCCATCGGGTGGCTCCATGTCTGCTTTTCAAACTGAAAGACCCCAAAGtcctccttcctgtccccacccaccctccagTTCTCAGGTCAGACCATCCCAATGGGTCCACATTGCTTGGAATAACACCCCCCAAGAGAGCTTACTCTCCTGGGTGGGTGAGGGAACGCCTGCGCCTGGGCCACCTCACCCCCAGGCTCTGCGTGGGCTCCCAAGGGGGGCATCTGCCCGAGGCATCTGTATTGTGGTTGGAGCACCTGCTCCCACACCCTCCTTCATGGACCCTTCCAGAAGGCTGACTAGCCTGTTTCCTAGTGGATTTCAGCCACATGGAGCACCCTGAGAGTCCTCATTCCCACCTTGTAGCTCTTCTTTGTCCCAAGAGCCCTTCGCTCCTGTCTGTGCCCCTCAGCCTCCCCTTCTCGGGTCAGGTCTGCTAGGCCTTCTCCCTGTTTTGACGCCCCTGATCGATCACCTGGGCCTTCCTGTCCATCTTGCCTTTGGGGACCCTCCTCTGAGCCCCCTGTCCTTGTCCTCAGGAAGGAACCCAGTGCAGCTGCCCCAGCAGGTACTGGGGGCGTGGCCCCAGGCTCAGGGAACAACGCTGGGGGACCCAGCCTCCTGGTGCCACTTCCTGTGAACCCTCCTAGCTCCCCGACGCCTAGCTTCAGCGATGCCAAGACAGGTGGTGCCCTGCTCAATGGACCCCCTCAGTTCAGCACCGCCCCGGAGATCAAGGTGGGTGTAGAGCCTGTGTCCCGCTTCTGCCATCTCTCACCTAGCTGTTCGCTGTCCCCTCCTTCAGGCCACTACTGCCACCCCCACATCTACCCCTCACACTGAGTCACTGGCTGTCACTCCCAGTCTTTCCTTACCGCCCACACCCTTTTCTCTGGGTCTCTCCATCCCCCCAACCTATCTGCTGCTCCTGGTCTTCCCCTGGCTTCCGGTGGTCCTCGCTCACCTgctctgtcctccagccctgtCTCTAGGTCCATTTCTCCTGCAGACACATTGTATTCTCTTCACACAAACTATCCAGCTCACTGCCCTATTCCCTTGAAGAAACGCCAAGTCGAGAGGACACTTGCTGGCATGTGCTCTGGGCCACTCTGCGGAGTGAATGTACCAGTtagggagcagggagcagagcaGGCTGGCCGGGGTGGAGGTGTGGGGGCCACTGGTGGTCTGCCTCAATCTGTGGACACAGCCCTGCTGGGCCTCTTGGGGAGTGTCTCAGCGGGCACCCACCCGGATGGTGCAGGAAAGGCCTCCTTGCTGCAGTTTAGGAGGGACTAATGGCAGAGTGGCAGAAGGCTGGGTAGGATTtagcagaggaggaggaaaggggtgtGCACgctgtggggtggggtgcaggccGGCTTCCAGGCCGGATAGTAGAGTGTCGCTGGAAAGGACGGGGTTCTGATGGCCAGGGTCTGAAGTGGCATTGGCAGGACAAGGGTGGTAACCTCGGGCTGAGCCCTGGGCTGCCTTCTATTACTTTCTGGGCACGGAAGTCACTACACATCACCAGGTGGCTCAGTAGTCCTCGTGTAGCTCCTGGGAGTTTCTAGCCCACGGTGAGCACTCAGACCTGAGAGGTGCGTGTTTCTGGAGAAGGGTCAGCAGCTTTGAGGTTCTCAAAAGGGGAAAGAACTACTGGGATGAGTGGTGGGGAGCCTTGGGAAGGTTTTGAGTGGAGAAAGGACAAAAAGAAGAtgcgggtgggggggggcagtgaGAGCAGATGGAGAGGACAGGCTGGACTGTGCGCTGGTCAGGCACAGGGTCCCTCGGAGGCCGGGGTGCGCGCAGAGAAGTGTGTGCTGAGAGCTGTGACACGACGGAGGCGCCTCGTACACTGCAGTGTGGTTGCCTCTGCAGGACGTCATCCTATGGAGTTGGGACAACACACACAGCACCCAGCGTGGGTGCTTCCGTGTCGTGTCCCCCGTTAGGTGCCGCGGTGAGCGCTGTCACACTAGCAGCCTTGGCTTAGCTGCCCTCCCACCAGAGCAGGCGACAGTGCCAGGACCTCTGCCCTGGCCCCGCCCTCTGCCCGGGCCTGAGGCCAGGCACCTCTTCTCCCCAGGCCCCCGAGCCTCTGAGCTCTCTGAAGTCCATGGCAGAGAGGGCAGCCATCAGCTCCGGCATCGAGGACGCGGTGCCCACACTGCACCTGACCGAGCGAGGTGAGGGTCCGGGCGTGGCGGGCGCCAACAGGAGGGCTGGCCCGGCCCAGCCTCACCCCGGGCCTCGGCTGTCCCGTCCCTACAGACCTCATCATCAGCAGCACGGCAGctcctccagcctctgctcagcCGCCCCTCCAGCTGTCAGAGGTGAACATACCGCTGTCGCTGGGTGTGTGTCCGCTGGGGCCTGTGCCCCTCACCAAGGAGCAGCTGTACCAGCAGGCCATGGAAGAGGCCGCCTGGCACCACATGCCCCACCCCTCAGACTCTGAGCGGATCAGGTGAGGGCCACGCGGAGGGCGAGGTGGCACCAGAGTCTGAGGGAGGATGCTACAGCCAGGGATCTGCTTCCCTGGTCCTAAGACTAGATGACGCTTGCTGGCCACTTGACGGGCCTCTCCGCAGTAGGTGGGGGCTGAGGAGTTAAATAAATGTTGGGGTGATCAGATGACTCAGAAGCTCACATTGACCCATGAGCGgtagggaggcagggaggctgtgGGCAGACAAGGGGTGGCTTTTTGCCCACCTTTGAGACGGCAGGGGCAGGCACTAATGCTCTCGATCCCCACAGGCAGTACCTCCCCCGGAACCCCTGCCCAACGCCCCCCTACCACCACCAGATGCCACCCCCACACTCGGACACCGTGGAGTTCTACCAGCGCCTGTCCACTGAGACCCTCTTCTTCATCTTCTACTATCTGGAGGTACAGCAGGGCCCCGGGCAGCCTCAGGCCCCCCGGCATCACCACCACCGCCGCTGTCCCCCCTCGGGCTGGAGGGGTGAGGTGGGTGCCCCACTGCGGCCACTGGAACCGCACCCCCATCCCCAGTCCTGGGCCCCGCCAAACAACCTGTCCCTCTCCCCACTTCAGTGTAGGAGGTGTCACAGCTGTGAAGGCTGACAGCTAGGTTGCCCCACTTGAGGTGCCCGTCCCCAGTCTGGGCTGTCCCTTTAGGCTGCTCACTGGCACGGCTCAGGCCTCCCTGGAGACCACGAGGGACTATCTAGCCTCTGTGACACCCCAGGGCATCATGAATAACCTTCACCCTCTTCCCGCCCTGGGAAACTTCCTGAATGGCCTCTTCTTGGCCCTCAGCATGTTAGTTCCTCTTCTCAGAGCTTCTCAGGAAGCACTTCCCACTTCCTTCTGACCGGCACTGGTATGTTCTGTGCCCTCGCCCAGCTCCAGCTGGAGCATCTAGCCCAACCTTTGTCTGTGGCGGGCTCGAGGTCAGCTCTGGTGCCCTGCCCCGTCCCCTCACCCCTTTCCAGTTTGGGGGGCCCCCTGATCCCTGCTCCACCCTTCCTCCCCCAGGGCACTAAGGCACAGTACCTGGCAGCCAAGGCCCTAAAGAAGCAGTCATGGCGATTCCACACCAAGTACATGATGTGGTTCCAGAGGCACGAGGAGCCCAAGACCATCACGGACGAGTTCGAGCAGGTGAGGCCCCTCCCTGTGTCCTGTGTACTCCGGGCCTCTGGCGGGGCGAGGTTCCCATGCTTGCACCCCTAGCTGGTCCCTCCTCCCTTTACCACCTCCTTTAGCCAGCTGGGTCTGGGACACTGTTGCTCTGTACTTGGCCAGCTCCTAGTCATCCTGTAGGTCCTAGCTTACAGGCCCCTTCCTCAGGGAGTCTCCTGGTGTGGTGGGGCGTGGGGGCGAGGCCACACTACACAGGATCCTTGACAGCCTCCTCCCCCATGTCCCCAGCACTCAGCAAATACAAATGGGGAAGCTATTCTTGCTTAAATGACCTTCTCCAGTTCTAATAATTGATAGGAACGTCCCACTTCTCGCAAAACACTCCGGAGActacctgggtttgaacccagctctagctgggtgaccttggtcaagtcacTTGAACCTCGATGGGGTAACAGGACCCCCACATTAATACAGCTGAGGATTAACTGAGTTAATAACATGTAAGTACTTCATGGTGCCTGCTACGtaacgtttccccaaaaataagacctagccaagccatcagctctaatgcgtcttttggagcaaaaatataaaataagtaaaataagaccgggtcttgtattaatttttgctccaaaagacgcattagagctgattgtctggctaggtcttattttcggggaaacacggtagtaagtgtcctgtgtgTCCTGTATTTTGTTTCAAATTACTGTTTAGTTAGTTCCACAGTGCTTTTTCCACCAAACATTTGCCTGGTGCCAAGTACTGAACAAGGGAACTCAGTCCTATTCCCTCGATGCTTTCAAGGTCTTTGAAGCATTTCAGCTGACCCATTCCCATTCCCACTGTGCCTTCTCTGACACTGCAGACTTCCTGTCCCCTCCTGGTTTGGTCCAAAGTAACCAGCCAAGTTAGTATATTTCCAGGCATCACTCCTCCAGTAATTCCCACATCACCACTGTCACCAGAAAAACGTCCATCCTGTAGACAGCCTATGGCTTTGTGACGACTAAACACTAGGACACGCATCATGTGCTCAACACCTGAGCAGTGCTCAAAAGCCACAGCCATCCTGACAAGTAACAGCACTTTGCAAAAGTGCCCAGGGTTGGGGCCCACTTCTAAGCAGGAATGACCTTTCCTACCTGAGAAGGGCGTGGCAAGGGTGGAGTGAGACTGCAGGCCCGGTGCCTGGCATGCCCATGGCCCTGTCTGTGGGCCTGGCTCGCCCAGCTCCCCCACACCCTCGTCATCACTCCCTGACCGCCTTCTCCCCTGGCCAGGGCACCTACATCTACTTTGACTACGAGAAGTGGGGCCAGCGAAAGAAGGAAGGCTTCACCTTTGAGTACCGCTACCTGGAGGACCGGGACCTCCAGTGACACCggcctctccctccacctcccctctCCCGCATGCTGATCCCCCTGCCCTGGAAGCCTGGGGGGAGGCCCCAGGCCAAGGGGCAGCCCCTCTcccaggaagcagggagggggctgggaagtTTTCTCCCTCTCAGCCCCACCCTGGGGCCCTGGGGGCAAGGgctgcccctgcctcccctccccagtgagGGACATTTTTTGGTAAacctattttcattttggaaaatatttatgaat
It encodes:
- the CNOT3 gene encoding CCR4-NOT transcription complex subunit 3 isoform X1 — encoded protein: MADKRKLQGEIDRCLKKVSEGVEQFEDIWQKLHNAANANQKEKYEADLKKEIKKLQRLRDQIKTWVASNEIKDKRQLIDNRKLIETQMERFKVVERETKTKAYSKEGLGLAQKVDPAQKEKEEVGQWLTNTIDTLNMQVDQFESEVESLSVQTRKKKGDKDQKQDRIEGLKRHIEKHRYHVRMLETILRMLDNDSILVDAIRKIKDDVEYYVDSSQDPDFEENEFLYDDLDLEDIPQALVATSPPSHSHMEDEIFNQSSSTPTSTTSSSPIPPSPANCTTENSEDDKKRGRSTDSEVSQSPAKNGSKPVHSSQHPQSPAVPPSYPSGPPPAASALSTTPGNNGAPVPAAPPSALGPKASPAPSHNSGTPAPYAQAVAPPAPSGPSAVQPRPPSVQPGGGGGGGCSGSNSSGSGGTGKQNGATSYSSVVADSPAEVALSSSGGSNASSQSLGPPSGSHNPPPNASKEPSAAAPAGTGGVAPGSGNNAGGPSLLVPLPVNPPSSPTPSFSDAKTGGALLNGPPQFSTAPEIKAPEPLSSLKSMAERAAISSGIEDAVPTLHLTERDLIISSTAAPPASAQPPLQLSEVNIPLSLGVCPLGPVPLTKEQLYQQAMEEAAWHHMPHPSDSERIRQYLPRNPCPTPPYHHQMPPPHSDTVEFYQRLSTETLFFIFYYLEVQQGPGQPQAPRHHHHRRCPPSGWRGEGTKAQYLAAKALKKQSWRFHTKYMMWFQRHEEPKTITDEFEQGTYIYFDYEKWGQRKKEGFTFEYRYLEDRDLQ
- the CNOT3 gene encoding CCR4-NOT transcription complex subunit 3 isoform X2; the protein is MADKRKLQGEIDRCLKKVSEGVEQFEDIWQKLHNAANANQKEKYEADLKKEIKKLQRLRDQIKTWVASNEIKDKRQLIDNRKLIETQMERFKVVERETKTKAYSKEGLGLAQKVDPAQKEKEEVGQWLTNTIDTLNMQVDQFESEVESLSVQTRKKKGDKDQKQDRIEGLKRHIEKHRYHVRMLETILRMLDNDSILVDAIRKIKDDVEYYVDSSQDPDFEENEFLYDDLDLEDIPQALVATSPPSHSHMEDEIFNQSSSTPTSTTSSSPIPPSPANCTTENSEDDKKRGRSTDSEVSQSPAKNGSKPVHSSQHPQSPAVPPSYPSGPPPAASALSTTPGNNGAPVPAAPPSALGPKASPAPSHNSGTPAPYAQAVAPPAPSGPSAVQPRPPSVQPGGGGGGGCSGSNSSGSGGTGKQNGATSYSSVVADSPAEVALSSSGGSNASSQSLGPPSGSHNPPPNASKEPSAAAPAGTGGVAPGSGNNAGGPSLLVPLPVNPPSSPTPSFSDAKTGGALLNGPPQFSTAPEIKAPEPLSSLKSMAERAAISSGIEDAVPTLHLTERDLIISSTAAPPASAQPPLQLSEVNIPLSLGVCPLGPVPLTKEQLYQQAMEEAAWHHMPHPSDSERIRQYLPRNPCPTPPYHHQMPPPHSDTVEFYQRLSTETLFFIFYYLEGTKAQYLAAKALKKQSWRFHTKYMMWFQRHEEPKTITDEFEQGTYIYFDYEKWGQRKKEGFTFEYRYLEDRDLQ
- the CNOT3 gene encoding CCR4-NOT transcription complex subunit 3 isoform X3, coding for MADKRKLQGEIDRCLKKVSEGVEQFEDIWQKLHNAANANQKEKYEADLKKEIKKLQRLRDQIKTWVASNEIKDKRQLIDNRKLIETQMERFKVVERETKTKAYSKEGLGLAQKVDPAQKEKEEVGQWLTNTIDTLNMQVDQFESEVESLSVQTRKKKGDKDKQDRIEGLKRHIEKHRYHVRMLETILRMLDNDSILVDAIRKIKDDVEYYVDSSQDPDFEENEFLYDDLDLEDIPQALVATSPPSHSHMEDEIFNQSSSTPTSTTSSSPIPPSPANCTTENSEDDKKRGRSTDSEVSQSPAKNGSKPVHSSQHPQSPAVPPSYPSGPPPAASALSTTPGNNGAPVPAAPPSALGPKASPAPSHNSGTPAPYAQAVAPPAPSGPSAVQPRPPSVQPGGGGGGGCSGSNSSGSGGTGKQNGATSYSSVVADSPAEVALSSSGGSNASSQSLGPPSGSHNPPPNASKEPSAAAPAGTGGVAPGSGNNAGGPSLLVPLPVNPPSSPTPSFSDAKTGGALLNGPPQFSTAPEIKAPEPLSSLKSMAERAAISSGIEDAVPTLHLTERDLIISSTAAPPASAQPPLQLSEVNIPLSLGVCPLGPVPLTKEQLYQQAMEEAAWHHMPHPSDSERIRQYLPRNPCPTPPYHHQMPPPHSDTVEFYQRLSTETLFFIFYYLEGTKAQYLAAKALKKQSWRFHTKYMMWFQRHEEPKTITDEFEQGTYIYFDYEKWGQRKKEGFTFEYRYLEDRDLQ